AAACCCTCTATCACAGCTGCTAAAAATGAGGGCTGAAGGGTAAAGGGCTGATAGCAATTCCAGGGGGAAAAAGTTTCTAGTGCGTTAAAGAAACATCATCTTAAAACAATTCCAAACTTTAAAATTCCCAATTCCTGAATTCTGGTAAACAGATTAAAAGTCTTGTTTGCCAAACCTTAGAAGTAAACCTACACCAGATTGTGGACACCACACAGTATTTGAACACTGCTGCATGACTTTCCGACTCAAAAAGTTCAGTTCAAAGAGCACCTTTGTCCAAGAAAAAGCACATTTCTATTAAGCAAATGATTAATGTCGCAAAATTAAAAATCCTGAATATCAGAGCATACAATTTAAGTAGCTTTACTTAACTAGCTTtaaccctccttcccctcctcttcctctttctctccaatCGAAACCTTATAACTGGCTGGTAATTCACCCCTGTGGTCAACTCTAAGGTCTGCTTTTTTTGAGACAATTTCCTAAGTTGCAAGGGCAAGTAAGCCCATTCAAATGCTAACACCCCAGTTGAGCAGGGCGAGACAAAGGGCTAGTTGGGAGACTAGTGAGTTGGGAATGCTTGGAAAACTTGCCAGAAATGCCTCTAGAAAAGAGAGGCAGCTAAACACCAGTGCCTTAGGTAGAAAGAGGGTTTTTTGGAAGCGTCTCTGTAGCAAAACCCCCTCTCCATGGGGGTGAGTCCTGGTCATAGGGGCTTGGTATGCTCCTCAGTTGTTCTGGATGTGCCTAATGATTCTTCCACCCTGGAATCAGGATggaaggaggggggtgggggaggggaactgAGTGGGGGAGGGTTGGGTGGGTAACAGGTTTTCACAATCAGGTAGTTTATGGAGGAGCGTCTGAAAGATGGCGAACTGTGCGTTCCTAGATGCCCCCCCCCTCCCGGCCCCGCAACAACTAACCTGGTATATTGGTTACAGTTAAGAAAGCCAGCCTCTCCATATGCACGCTTCAGGTTAAAAAAGAGCCCaagactggggggggggggcaggtgtgGGCTAGGCACTGacgacttttttaaaaaaacttgtatATTCATCCTGCAACAAGGCGATATGCTAATTTCTCTAGTGAAAACCCCAGCTCTGCAGGAAAACGGGTCTCCCCAAACTCCCCAGCCTGTGAGGGCAGCCCTCGCACTGAAAAGCACACCAAAAAAGCCAACCGCACCCTGGCTGATTTTGCCTATTCACCAGAGACATTTTACTGGGTGAACTCAGGCTGCTAAGACGTtaacagagaaaaaacagaacaCTTAATGCCACGGAAAGGAACACAGAACCGCTGTTTTTACACTAAGTAGAAATGTCAGCTTTGGGTAGCCCCATTTCACTTAGGCAGTTTCACGCTTTCAAGCCAAAGCCAGGGCACACCGGACCCTTCTACAAGTCTTCGGCAGCCTCCAGACTTCTGGACATTTCCCCGctgcccagggaagcccccttcccgGTATTTACTAGTGAAGACCAGAACAGCATCCAACAGCCATTAGCGCCGCAGCCCAGCATAACTAAGTTCTGGGGCTCCGCGACGCCTTTCCCAGAGAAGAGACCTGGAAGGAAGACCCTTTAACGTGTGTTCCTTCTGGCCGCAACCTTATCTTAGGAGTCTAAGAACCTGACCCGTCTTTTCAAGTCTCAAAACGTttcactcccccccccccaatcatTCTCATCAGAACAGCTCAAACCAACGCCAGACGAGACGCGCGCGCACCAAGATACGGCCAATTTCCAAATCGGGTGAGGTTTTGTAAATACATTTCACTAACCAGTCTTTTCCCCCAGGATTGGTGAGAAAGGCACACTTTCCGCACCGAAGATGCGTTACCGGATTGCGGCTGTTTTTGTGCTCCGACACCAGGGCAGCTTCGCCTCCAGGTTACAGATTCCAAACTTAGCTCCACCCCAGCTGAAAATGGCCGGTGCAcgcagcctcccctcccctcccctcccctcctcgaGGCTGCCGTAGCCGCCGGCCCCTGCCCCCTCTCGACCGATCGCCCAAGGACTTGCGTCGGATCCAACACCTTTCCCCAGCTCGGCGGGTGCCGCGCTCTTTGGGGACGCGTTGTAGGGTTCCCTGGTGATAGGCGCGACTCCCTCTCCAGCTTGTTCCTTGTTCTGCTTTACCTTTCCGCTCGTGACCACCTCGCTGACCTCTTAGCCCCTCTCTTACATCCCCAGGCCCTTGCGCAAACAGCCCGGGACCTCTCCAGACAAGCTGCACCCAGCCCCACCACCAGACTAGCTGCGCCAAAAGGCTAGCGATGCCCCGACGTGACCAAGCCCACGCCACCAACCCTGGTAGCCCGTTGGGCACCTCCCAAGACTCCCGTAcctcctctgcctgccctccAAGCACCGGTGACTCGTGGGGAACCGCCGGCCGGCTCTTAGAGGTCGGCTCTGGGGCGTGCGGGCAGGTGCGCACGCTCTTTGCTGCGGTCTCCGGCCCCGCGAGCGCCCGGAGACGGGCGGTGGCGGCCAGGACCGGCGCGCAGCCGCGGGGGGCACTGGCGCCGAGGTCCGGCGGCTCCAAATTGACAGCGACGGGACCTGAGCTCTAGGCTCCGAGCGTCTTAAGCGGCGCGCTCGCGCGTGCGCGCGCGACTTTCCCCAGGAGCCGGCAGTCTCCGGAGTTGTCGCCCAATCCCAGCCTGGTTAGTATTTGCACATTGCAACAGTGTCGCTACAGCCGGGCGGCTCTGCTTTCTGAAAGTTGGCGCGAGCACCTCCGAACCACGTTTCTGGCACCCGCCAAGGCCAACTGGTTTGAGACTACTTACTCTAGGAGGGAAAAAAGCACGTAAAGCAAGTGACTTACCCGTGCCTTCTGGGTGTGCAGCTCGAAACCTGGGGCGCTCTCGGAATTCAGTCGTGCATCCTGGACACCAGCTCGGAGACCTCAGGCTGTCTCCAGAGGGGCGCGAGGAGCGCCCCGCCGCCCCTCCATCCAACAAGCCTTTGGCCACCCGGGCGCCCGCCAGCGCCCTGGGGGAGATTCGCGGAGCTCTTCCCAGCTCGCCCTGCGCCCCCGCCTCCAGGGCTAGCTAGCTGAGCCCGCTCTCTTCCCGCCTTCCTCCTAACCTGcctttgcttctccctcccttcctcccgccGCTCCTGCACCGACCCCAGACTCCCCAGTTTAGCGGTGGGCCACCAACCTGGGTCAAAGAAAACAAGGAGAATCTGGGGCGCGTCCTCCATTAGTGACGCCGGATGGGGATGGGTCCCCTTTTGGAAGGAGACTCCGGAGATGGGTCGCGGCGGGTGGGCTTCTTCGGCTTGCAGCGGCGCCGCcgctgcttctcctcctcctctggctgCTCGGACTCCTCGGGGTCCCTCGGATCCTTGTCCTCGGGCTCGGGCTCCTCCCCTTGTCTGGGGCTCTCAGACTCCCGAGTGCTGGGCTGCGCGCGACTCGGGGAGGCGTCGGGGCTCTGCAACCTCAGGGCGTTGAGACGCTCAGTGAGAGACTGGTCGAAGGTGCGGCGCTTGGGCACCACGGGGCCGCGCTCGTCCTCGGGCTCGGTCTCAGGCTCAGTGGCGGGGGCGGTCTCAGGCTCGGTCTCGAGGTCGGTCTCCGACTCGATTTCAGACTCGGTCTCGGTCTCGGATTCGTAGTCGAACTCTTCCTCGTACTCCAGGCACTCGGGGAGGGAGAGCTCGCGGTCTGCCTCCTCGTGCTCGTGGTCGGATTCGGGGGGCTCGGGGAATACCTGGGCGGCGGAGCGGTGGTGGGCGTTAAGGAAGCTCCGGCGCTGGGCAGCCGCGCGCTGCTGGGCGCGGGCGCTGGAGGTGGCAAGGGCACGAAGGAGCGCGATGGAGCAGGAGAGCCAGAGGAGTGCGGTGGCTGCCCGGCGGCCTAGGGGTGGGCACAGATCGTTGTAACTGTGGCGAGCTCGGCGCCCTTGCTGAGCTCGGGACCTGCGATCCATCCTCACGCACACTCGGCGAATCCGACCCACCCTCTGGCTCTGCAGAGAGCAGCTCCGAAGAGCATCGGCTGCTAGAGCCGACAAAGGTGCTCCTCGCGAGGTTAAGAAGCTGGGTGCGGAGGTCCCAGCCCCACCTCGGCGCGAGGAGAAAAAGGGAAGCACCTACCTTCTTGACCACTCAACTTTCTAAAGCTCCGCGCCTCTATTTGCCTCTCTGGGCAAAAAGAAGGGATgggaaaaggggaggaaaagtCTGTCTCCTCCCAGGCTCCTCTCTCTAAGTCTTAGACTCTGCAGCCTAAGACTCGGGAGAGGTGCCTCCGCTGGTCCTCTCGcctgggagaggaaaggagactgAGGCGAAGACAAACGGGGCGGAGAGGTTCTGCAAAGTTGCGCGCCCGGACTTCTGCCGGGCATGTGCAGTAGGGAGGCGGGGGGCGGCTCCGCGCGAGTTGCGCAGTGGCGCCGAGCCCGAGGCGTAGACCCTAATGGGCCGGCAGGTGGCAGGAGGGAACCTTGTTTGAAAGGATTTGGGCGATGGGAGCGGCTGGGGGCCTGGCGGGTGCCAAGGAGCGAGAGAGCAAGCTAGCTACAGGTTAGAGTGCTTGCGCAGCTGGGCATGGGTTCTCCACGGGGTCCGTACCGCTCCCCAGCTTCTCCAGGGTTATCGATAAGTTGAACAAAGCCCGAAGCAGCTAAAAACCAGACCGCAAAATTGCGGATATTCCGGAGGAATGAGCATCTGTACGTCAGTATTAACGGTGCGGTTCCGGGCATTTTCCAGGGGCTCGATAGTCTGAGCATGGTAACCTCAGGCAATCATTAATCATGAGATCACCTTTGGCAGACCTGGTACAGTGACTGTAATCTGAGCAGTTTCCAATCCCCCCAACCACCAATGCGGTCTCAAGAGACTAATTAGTTACCCGATGGATAGATGAGCATCTTCCCTAAGAAGGACCCCCACAGACAGACGGAGTGATGGTTTACACGTCCCCAAGCCTGTTGGTGGACCGCCCTGAGCTCTAGCTGAGAACATGTGCCGAAAGTCTAATAAGCTGGAACCACTAGTTAATCTCTGTGCTGATATTCAGTAGATGCAGCCAATTCTCTGCCCCTGGGGGGCGCTGCAGGGCGATCAGCTATCAAGGAAACCGCTGGGTACCACTCAAAGCTCTTTTCATAAATAGGTTTTCAACCAAGTGAGTTCATTCAACAAGtgagttcattcaacaaatactgagtgcCTAGCACATGCCAAgctctgttctaggtgctgaagatagagtaggaagaagaaaaggaaagagaagaaaatcttaCATTAAGGAAAGGATACTTAGGATTAATCTGCTGTTACTAAGAGCATTAAATCACTCAGGACTCCCTCCTTACCCACCAACATTGTTTAACCCGGCGTGCATTCTAGTGAGAAAATTATTGGATCAACCAGAGCATTAGGGCTAAGGGACAGCTAGACACCCTAGGTCATGTCGTTGAACCCCAAAGGAAATGAGTCCATCTCTTTCTCAGCCCTGGAAAATCAAATGAGCTCCGTGTCCTCCTGGAGGGGGATCCCTGGAGTGGTCGTTGCTCAGGCAGGATGGAACTTCGGAAGCTCTGGGGTTCCAGCTGTAACCTGACTGCTGCTTCTGGGTTGTGCGTGCCCTCCCCGTTAAAATACGGAGCATCGCTTTTGCCCTTGTGACAGGCCCACCGGTGGTATAACTCAGAGCAAAACCATCTTCCTAGAATCTGTGGAGGCAACAACAAGGCTTTACAGGTGGGACAGGTGGTTTTTCTTGTCTTTGAATCAACATGGGGGAAACTTGAAGAGTCCATGAGGTAATTCTGCCTTCCCTTCTGAGGTGGTCCACCAGGTGTCCCCTCCGGGCACTGCTTGCTGGTGCCCGAAGTGTCCTGCACCCACAGCTGTTCCTCGGTGTGGCATGACTCCCCCTTGTCCCTCGCGCACCATGCCTGCCTTAGAGCTGTCGAGCCCAGAGTGAAGACCTTAGTGAGATCCTAGCGACCGTTTTGACATGTGGAGGTTTTGTTTCTGCATCTTCGCTGGGGATGGTCTTGAATGCTCCTGCCCTGTCTTCTTGGCTGTGTCTATCTTGCATCTTGTTTTCTTCGAGTTAGTTCGTAGCATTAAAATACTGATTGGTCTAATAAAGTGGGATTGATTGCAAACCTCGTAAAAGGACAGATGTCTGCGTTCTCGTTGTGCTCTCCTCCTTACCACTTTGCAGAGCGACTGAAAGGGTTTTATTATCACAGGTGACTGGATGGCTCCAGTCATCATGTGGATGGTATTAGGGGACACGGGACAGGGCCCTTTGGAGCTGCAGATCTCAAATCCTGGTCTCTCAGCCCCAACCTGAGACATTTCCAAAGGCTCTGCTCACACTGACCCACCCGCTTTCTTTCTTCAATCAGCGCGGCCCCCCTGACAGTGAGTGGAACATAAAGACATCATTCAAGTGGTTCTCAGGGCACATTGGGAAAAAATCAGGAATATGTGGGTGCTGCTGAATGCCCTTTCAATGGAGACAAATGCCAGCTGTCAGCAACGAGGTGGATTATGATTCTTTAGTGTACATAAGAAAGTACTTCGTTTTGCAAAAGGAGTGCTTTCTGCCTATAATGGAGCTGGCAGCCCGGAGCCGATCCACTAATATAGATACACCGAGATTGCCTGCATTATTAAAAAATGTGCATTACATAATACGTATTTTTGGACTAGATTCTGCATTACTAATGCACTTTCTTCGCAAGATGCATTTTAATCAGCAAATGAACATTTAACAAAGCACTGCATTTAGAGCCCCAGTCATGTATAGTTACAGATACATTTCTGGCGTACATTCGACTCGGGCTCTGGGAGCAGGAGGGCCTCGCTGAAATACTCTTCCATCTCGCGCTTAGTGCCGAGGCTGAGCAAACGGCTCTGTGCAGAGAGCGCTCTTTAAAACGCATTACGTGCATGACTTTAAAAGTGCTTGCTGCAGAGTGAATTTCTAAAAGGAGCAAGTGGGTGATGAACGGCCTCGGGTTGTTACCAGGCGAAGGAACGAGGGGCTCTGTCTGTCTGCGGTGAATAAAATGTGGACGTATATCACCGGCGGGGCTCTGCCAGAGGGAGGCTCCTGAACCCATTGGACGGGAAAGCGCAGCTCCCAGTTCATTACGATCAGGTTCTTATTTGGATGAATCGTGAAGAATATTGTCTTCAGCCCCTTAAAGGATTGTCCTGTGGAAAAGGCATTAAGATGTATTTTATGTGGCTCGGGAGGGCAAAATTAGAACCTATGGGAGGCAGTTTCAACAGGCAGATTTCAGCTCAGCCCAGGGAAGGTTATTCCAACAATTAGGACTCTGAAATGGAACGGCTGTCAGGAGATGGTTGGCTCTTTGTCAGAAGCGGCGTTAAATCAAAGGACAGATGACCACATATTAGAGATGTTTTCCCTGGGACTCCTGAGCCAGGTGGAATTAGAACTCCACGCTCACCGAGTTCTTTTCAAGTCAGATTCTGGTTCCATGAAAGGGATCTGGAGGCCCTGGGAGAGGGGCTCGGGGGCTCTATTGATGGACATGCTCTTCCGACTCGGCTTCTATTTTAGAAGCATTTGAAAGTGCAAGTGGCTCAGCAGCAGGAAGGAATGTCTGGGTGGCAGTTTCAGGACACGAGCAAACAGGTGTCAGTGATGGAGCCTCGGCCAGTGGTGGACCTTTTGTGACCAGGGTAGGGCTCTGTGACTCTCCTCTCCGCAGCTCATTTGCTGAAGCAAAGAAATCCGTCTCTGTCTATTAATTGTATCGGGCCTCTTTGCCTCCCCTCCCTGAGCTGTCTCGGAAATTAAAAGTGAAGTTGGCTATTTAGCAATCACACGTTGAGTCACTTCTGTGACCAAGACACTCTTCCAGGCATCGTGGGGAGACGGAGGTGACTGAGAAGTGACCAGCCCCTGTCATCTGACAACATGCATGTCAATGTGAAATGCCCCCAACTATTAAAGAGTGGATTGCCAACAGGTGCCACATTCTAAATCCTCGCCAGATA
The sequence above is drawn from the Balaenoptera musculus isolate JJ_BM4_2016_0621 chromosome 15, mBalMus1.pri.v3, whole genome shotgun sequence genome and encodes:
- the LOC118882033 gene encoding neuroendocrine secretory protein 55-like — encoded protein: MDRRSRAQQGRRARHSYNDLCPPLGRRAATALLWLSCSIALLRALATSSARAQQRAAAQRRSFLNAHHRSAAQVFPEPPESDHEHEEADRELSLPECLEYEEEFDYESETETESEIESETDLETEPETAPATEPETEPEDERGPVVPKRRTFDQSLTERLNALRLQSPDASPSRAQPSTRESESPRQGEEPEPEDKDPRDPEESEQPEEEEKQRRRRCKPKKPTRRDPSPESPSKRGPIPIRRH